Proteins encoded within one genomic window of Paroedura picta isolate Pp20150507F chromosome 17, Ppicta_v3.0, whole genome shotgun sequence:
- the LOC143827304 gene encoding VPS35 endosomal protein-sorting factor-like encodes MINVDGKMRPSEAFLLEFLCNFFSTLLVIPDHPEQGVLFLARGLLNVIQDYTWEDNSDDKVRIYANVLHLLSAMNQETYIYHVDKVESNDTLYSGDTKFLAEVSKLCETVIAQILEHLKSLGKDETLKRQSQLALYFFNSILAHGDLRNNKLNQLSVNLWNLAQKHGFADTKTMVKTLDYIKRQSKHPELHHFAELALRLPLQSRT; translated from the exons ATGATCAACGTAGATGGGAAGATGCGGCCCTCGGAAGCCTTCCTCTTGGAGTTCCTCTGCAATTTCTTTTCCACTTTGCTGGTCATTCCA GATCATCCTGAACAGGGCGTGCTGTTTCTTGCTCGGGGCCTGCTCAATGTCATCCAGGACTACACTTGGGAAGATAACAGCGATGATAAAGTCCGGATTTATGCAAACGTTCTGCATCTTCTCTCGGCCATGAATCAGGAGACCTACATCTATCACGTCGACAAGG TGGAATCCAACGATACCTTGTACAGTGGAGataccaaattcctggcagaggtCAGCAAGCTGTGTGAAACGGTGATTGCTCAGATCCTGGAGCATCTGAAGAGCCTTGGAAAAGATGAG ACTTTAAAGCGGCAGAGTCAGCTGGCCCTCTACTTCTTCAATAGCATTCTGGCTCATGGAGACCTACGGAACAACAAGCTCAACCAGCTTTCAGTGAACCTGTGGAACCTGGCTCAGAAGCACGGCTTTGCTGACACCAAAACCATG gtaAAAACCTTGGACTACATTAAGAGGCAGAGCAAACACCCTGAGCTACACCATTTTGCAGAGCTGGCCCTCAGGCTTCCTCTGCAGTCAAGGACCTGA